The window CTTTAGAAGGGTGATTTTGAGCAAAGACCGGGCATTCTTATTTGCCATCTCTACCAATTCTTTCTTTCGACCCCTTGCCGGAATATTAATGTTTACGTTCCCTAAACTCCGCAGCCATTCCGATATAGTCGGGTCATCTGGCATAGTGTCCAGCAAGATTTCTCCAGGAACAGGTGCATCACTATAATATTGTTTAAGAAATGCATCCATAACCTCATTATCTTCGGCGCCACAGGAATTAAGAACAAACTCTGAGCGGCCCACCAGGCTTCCATCCCTGATATACAATACCTGGGCAGAAGCAATTTCACCTGAAATTGCTATGGATATAACATCCCAGTCTTCAAAACCTCCGGTGACCTGCTGACGCAATGAAACGGCTCGAATAGAGCTTAATTGGTCCCTCACTATTGCAGCAGCTTCGAAATCATTTTTTAATACAAAATCCTGCATTTTGGTTTCTAACTTATGTATCAGATCTTTGTTCTTGCCTTCTAAAAATTGGATGGCCTCGTCCACTGCTTCTCGATATTCGGTTTTATTAACACTGCCACTGCAAGGAGCACTGCAAAGTCCCATATGATAATTTAGACACGGTCTGCTTCTAAGACTGAACTTTTTCTTACACTGGGGTAATTTGAAAACCCGGGTTATCAATCTAAGGGTCTCACGCATGGCCCTTGCACTTGTATAGGGGCCAAAATACCTTGCACCGTCCTTAAGTCTCTTACGGGTTATAAAAATACGCGGATAATCTTCCTTTATAGTGATCCTGATAAAAGGGTACTGTTTATCGTCTTTCAGATCGATATTATACCGGGGCCTGTGCTCCTTTATTAGATTTGATTCAAGAATAAGAGCATCCACCTCGGTGGGTGTAACAATATATTCCAGATCAGAAATATTTTTTAGTAAGGCTCTTGTCTTGGTGTCATGATCATGTTTCTGGAAGTACTGTGATACCCTCTTTTTCAGTGATAATGCCTTCCCCACATATATGATATTGTCTGCCTTATCCTTCATTAAATAGACGCCGGGTGCGTCAGGTAATAATTTCTGATTTCTCATTATTGCTAATTATGTATGGGAAAAATAATAAAATTAAGCTACTTTATTAACTCATCATTGATTTGTCGGTGTTTTTGGGATATGATCCGATAATCTTGACCTGGTCTACAAGATTTTTAATCCCTTCAAGAGCCTTTTTTACATTTTTATCCCGTTGATGCCCTTCCATATCGATATAAAATAAATAATCTCCCAAACCCATTTTTGAAGGTCTGGATTCAATCTTGGTCAGGTTAATATCATATTTAACAAATTCACCCAATAGATCATGCAGGGCTCCAGGTCTATCATGAAGCAAGTGAATTATTATTGAGGTTTTATCATTACCGGTCCTATCAGGTATATGTTTTCCCAGCACCACAAATCTGGTATAATTTGCTTTGTAGTCCTGGATATCATCTGCAAGGATATTCAGGCCATATTTCTGTGCTGATTCCCTGGATGCTATTGCAGCCATATCAGTTGAACTGGATACAGCCTGGGCAGCATGTGAAGTACTTCCTGTGGTTTGAACCTTATTATCCTTGAAATTGGCACGTATGAATTTATGGCATTGAGCAATGGCCTGGGGATGTGATAATATCACATTTATATCTTCAATTCGTCCCTTTGAAAGCAGGCAGTGCCGGATGGGAATAATGACCTCTCCTATTATATAAATGTTGTATTCCAGGAGAGCATCCATGGTAATGCCGATCGGTCCTTCCAATGAATTCTCAATAGGTAGAATGCCGTAATCAACTTCTCCAATAATAACAGATTCGATTACTTCTTCCAGGTCATTGAAATAATTAAGTTGAGCACTGGTATCCAATTTTATGGCAGCTTTTTCAGAATATGTCCCTTCAGGTCCAAGTAATCCAATAATCATACATCCTTTAAATCAAACGAATTGTCATATAGTTTATGGAGAACACACGATATAATTATATGACAGAATCTATAAATTAACAATTAAATAAAGTTGTAAACATTAATCCAACCTTTCGTTACAAAAAATCAAAAGCTATACATGGAAGTTATTCTATCTAGTTCTTTCAGC of the Methanosarcinales archaeon genome contains:
- the uvrC gene encoding excinuclease ABC subunit UvrC, yielding MRNQKLLPDAPGVYLMKDKADNIIYVGKALSLKKRVSQYFQKHDHDTKTRALLKNISDLEYIVTPTEVDALILESNLIKEHRPRYNIDLKDDKQYPFIRITIKEDYPRIFITRKRLKDGARYFGPYTSARAMRETLRLITRVFKLPQCKKKFSLRSRPCLNYHMGLCSAPCSGSVNKTEYREAVDEAIQFLEGKNKDLIHKLETKMQDFVLKNDFEAAAIVRDQLSSIRAVSLRQQVTGGFEDWDVISIAISGEIASAQVLYIRDGSLVGRSEFVLNSCGAEDNEVMDAFLKQYYSDAPVPGEILLDTMPDDPTISEWLRSLGNVNINIPARGRKKELVEMANKNARSLLKITLLKDEKKEKSGFSALVELQDVLSLKNLPELIEGFDISNIGGTDAVGSMVVFKSGKPDRRQYRLFNVKTVSGIDDPAMMKEVISRRVAHIARGDDTPPDLMVVDGGSTQVEAAMSALSTFNTNIPVIGLAKKFEHIYIPGADTPFILPHTSPALRLLKHLRDESHRFAVSHHRRRRSSRLRASILDDIPGVGKKRKELLIKHFGSLDKIQAASVEDLEQVPGISHKMSREIFEKLQGSKSL
- the pheA gene encoding prephenate dehydratase, producing the protein MIIGLLGPEGTYSEKAAIKLDTSAQLNYFNDLEEVIESVIIGEVDYGILPIENSLEGPIGITMDALLEYNIYIIGEVIIPIRHCLLSKGRIEDINVILSHPQAIAQCHKFIRANFKDNKVQTTGSTSHAAQAVSSSTDMAAIASRESAQKYGLNILADDIQDYKANYTRFVVLGKHIPDRTGNDKTSIIIHLLHDRPGALHDLLGEFVKYDINLTKIESRPSKMGLGDYLFYIDMEGHQRDKNVKKALEGIKNLVDQVKIIGSYPKNTDKSMMS